In Streptomyces canus, one DNA window encodes the following:
- a CDS encoding phytoene desaturase family protein, protein MPAHEGHHRSYDAVIVGGGHNGLVAAAYLARAGRSVLVLERLGNTGGAAVSTRPFAGVDARLSRYSYLVSLLPRKIVRDLGLDFRVRTRNVSSYTPVERDGRPTGLLVGGGGRRTREAFARLTGGEREYQAWQRFYDMTGRVAQRIFPTLTEPLPSRDELRLRVDDEEAWRVLFEEPIGAAVEDRFADDLVRGVVLTDALIGTFADAHDPSLKQNRCFLYHVIGGGTGAWDVPVGGMGALTDALATAARDAGAVLATGHEAVRIDTDGSAAEITYRTADGEGAVAARHVLVNASPQQLAVLTGDQPPTPAEGAQLKVNMLLKRLPRLRDSEVDPREAFSGTFHIAEGYQELATAHAQAAAGRLPTAPPSEIYCHSLTDPTILGPDLVEQGYQTLTLFGLHTPARLFDRDNDAVREELLKSTLDQLDAHLAEPLADCLATDADGRPCIEAKTPLDLERDLRLPGGNIFHRELSWPYAQEGTGRWGVETRHANVLLCGAGAVRGGGVSGVPGHNAAMAVLEELGD, encoded by the coding sequence ATGCCTGCACACGAGGGACACCACCGCAGTTACGACGCCGTCATCGTCGGCGGGGGCCACAACGGACTGGTCGCCGCCGCCTATCTGGCCCGGGCCGGGCGGTCCGTACTGGTGCTCGAGCGGCTGGGGAACACCGGGGGCGCTGCGGTTTCCACGCGGCCGTTCGCGGGGGTGGACGCCCGGCTGTCGCGCTACTCGTACCTGGTCAGCCTGCTGCCCAGGAAGATCGTCCGTGACCTCGGCCTGGACTTCCGCGTCCGCACGCGCAATGTCTCGTCGTACACCCCCGTGGAACGCGACGGGAGGCCGACCGGTCTGCTCGTCGGCGGCGGCGGGCGCCGCACCAGGGAGGCCTTCGCCCGGCTCACCGGCGGCGAGCGCGAGTACCAGGCCTGGCAGCGGTTCTACGACATGACGGGCCGCGTGGCGCAGAGGATCTTCCCCACGCTCACCGAGCCCCTGCCCAGCCGGGACGAACTGCGCCTGCGGGTGGACGACGAGGAGGCGTGGCGGGTCCTGTTCGAGGAACCGATCGGCGCGGCCGTGGAGGATCGTTTCGCCGATGACCTGGTCCGGGGTGTCGTCCTGACCGACGCGCTCATCGGCACCTTCGCCGACGCCCACGACCCCTCCCTCAAGCAGAACCGCTGCTTCCTCTACCACGTGATCGGCGGCGGGACCGGCGCCTGGGACGTCCCCGTCGGCGGCATGGGCGCCCTCACCGACGCCCTGGCCACGGCGGCACGGGACGCGGGCGCGGTGCTCGCCACCGGGCACGAGGCCGTACGGATCGACACGGACGGCAGCGCGGCGGAGATCACCTATCGCACGGCGGACGGAGAGGGCGCCGTCGCGGCCCGGCACGTCCTGGTGAACGCCTCACCGCAGCAACTCGCCGTGCTCACCGGCGACCAGCCGCCCACGCCCGCCGAGGGTGCCCAGCTCAAGGTCAACATGCTGCTCAAGCGCCTCCCGCGGCTGCGCGACAGCGAGGTCGACCCGCGCGAGGCGTTCTCCGGCACCTTCCACATCGCCGAGGGCTACCAGGAGCTGGCCACCGCCCACGCCCAGGCCGCCGCCGGCCGGCTTCCAACCGCGCCGCCCTCCGAGATCTACTGCCACTCCCTCACCGACCCGACGATCCTCGGCCCGGACCTCGTCGAGCAGGGCTACCAGACCCTCACCCTGTTCGGCCTGCACACCCCGGCCCGACTGTTCGACCGGGACAACGACGCCGTACGCGAGGAACTCCTCAAGTCGACCCTCGACCAGCTCGACGCCCACCTCGCCGAGCCGCTGGCCGACTGCCTGGCCACGGACGCGGACGGCCGGCCCTGCATCGAGGCCAAGACCCCGCTCGACCTGGAGCGGGACCTGCGGCTGCCCGGCGGCAACATCTTCCACCGGGAGCTGTCCTGGCCGTACGCCCAGGAGGGCACCGGCCGCTGGGGCGTGGAGACCCGGCACGCGAACGTGCTGCTGTGCGGGGCGGGCGCCGTGCGCGGCGGCGGGGTGAGCGGCGTGCCGGGACACAACGCGGCGATGGCCGTGCTGGAGGAACTCGGCGACTGA
- a CDS encoding acyl-CoA synthetase encodes MTSTPPAGFWAQATQDPSRTVLIAPDGSPWTAGRLHAAANQLVHGLRAAGLERGDAFAVVLPNSAEFFTAHLAASQAGFYLVPINHHFVAPEIAWIVADSGAKVLIADERFAAAARQAADEAGLPASHRYAVGEIDGFRPYAELLDGQPESAPADRELGWVMNYTSGTTGRPRGIRRPLPGKRPEEAYLGGFLGIFGIQPFGDNVHLVCSPLYHTAVLQFAAASLHIGHRLVLMDKWTPEEMLRLIDAHRCTHTHMVPTQFHRLLALPEEVRARYDVSSMRHAIHGAAPCPDHVKRAMLDWWGPCVEEYYAASEGGGAFATAEDWLKKPGTVGKAWPISELAIFDDDGNRLPPGELGTVYLKMNTGGFAYHKDEAKTKKNRIGDFFTVGDLGLLDEDGYLFLRDRKIDMIISGGVNIYPAEIESVLLQHPAVADAAAFGIPHDDWGEEVKAVVEPAPGRAPGPDLAEDLLAHCAAQLAGYKRPKSVDFITEMPRDPNGKLYKRRLRDPYWQGRSRPV; translated from the coding sequence GTGACGAGCACACCTCCCGCGGGATTCTGGGCCCAGGCCACCCAAGACCCTTCGCGTACGGTCCTCATCGCCCCGGACGGCTCGCCCTGGACCGCCGGCCGCCTCCACGCCGCCGCCAACCAGCTCGTGCACGGCCTGCGCGCCGCCGGACTCGAACGCGGTGACGCCTTCGCCGTCGTCCTGCCGAACAGCGCCGAGTTCTTCACCGCGCACCTCGCCGCCAGCCAGGCCGGCTTCTATCTGGTCCCGATCAACCACCACTTCGTCGCCCCCGAGATCGCCTGGATCGTCGCCGACTCCGGCGCCAAGGTACTCATCGCGGACGAACGCTTCGCCGCCGCGGCACGGCAGGCGGCCGACGAGGCGGGCCTCCCGGCGAGCCACCGCTACGCCGTCGGCGAGATCGACGGCTTCCGGCCGTACGCCGAACTCCTCGACGGGCAACCGGAGTCGGCGCCTGCCGACCGCGAACTCGGCTGGGTCATGAACTACACCTCGGGTACGACGGGCCGCCCGCGCGGAATCCGCCGGCCCCTGCCCGGCAAGCGGCCGGAGGAGGCGTACCTCGGGGGCTTCCTCGGCATCTTCGGCATCCAGCCCTTCGGCGACAACGTCCACCTGGTCTGCTCGCCGCTCTACCACACGGCCGTCCTCCAGTTCGCGGCCGCTTCCCTGCACATCGGGCACCGGCTGGTCCTGATGGACAAGTGGACACCCGAGGAGATGCTGCGGCTGATCGACGCACACCGGTGCACCCACACCCACATGGTCCCGACCCAGTTCCACCGCCTGCTGGCCCTGCCGGAGGAGGTCCGGGCGCGCTACGACGTCTCGTCCATGCGGCACGCCATCCACGGAGCCGCCCCCTGCCCCGACCATGTGAAGCGGGCGATGCTCGACTGGTGGGGGCCCTGTGTGGAGGAGTACTACGCGGCCAGCGAGGGCGGCGGAGCCTTCGCGACCGCCGAGGACTGGCTGAAGAAGCCCGGCACGGTCGGCAAGGCCTGGCCCATCAGCGAACTCGCGATCTTCGACGACGACGGCAACCGGCTGCCGCCAGGCGAACTCGGCACCGTGTACCTGAAGATGAACACGGGCGGCTTCGCGTACCACAAGGACGAGGCCAAGACGAAGAAGAACCGCATCGGAGACTTCTTCACCGTGGGCGACCTGGGTCTGCTGGACGAGGACGGTTACCTCTTCCTCCGCGACCGCAAGATCGACATGATCATCTCCGGCGGGGTGAACATCTACCCCGCCGAGATCGAGTCCGTCCTGCTCCAGCACCCCGCAGTGGCCGACGCCGCCGCCTTCGGCATCCCGCACGACGACTGGGGCGAGGAGGTCAAGGCCGTGGTGGAACCGGCCCCGGGCCGCGCGCCCGGGCCGGACCTGGCCGAAGACCTCCTCGCCCACTGCGCCGCACAACTCGCCGGCTACAAGCGCCCGAAGAGCGTCGACTTCATCACCGAGATGCCCCGCGATCCCAACGGCAAGCTGTACAAGCGACGCCTGCGGGATCCGTACTGGCAGGGGCGCTCGCGACCGGTGTGA
- a CDS encoding NAD(P)H-dependent flavin oxidoreductase — MQTELSKKLGVEHAVFGFTPFPAVAAAISRAGGFGVLGAVRYTAPDELKRDLDWIEANVDGKPYGLDVVMPAKKVEGVTEADVEAMIPEGHRQFVKDTLAKYGVPELAEGEASGWRITGWMEQVARNQLDVAFDYPIRLLANALGSPPADVVARAHDQDVLVAALAGSARHAVKHKEGGIDIVVAQGYEAGGHTGDIASMVLTPEVVDAVDPLPVLAAGGIGSGQQVAAALALGAQGVWLGSLWLTTTEAELPSPRLIEKLLAAGSGDTVRSRALTGKPARQLRTEWTDAWDSADGPGTLPMPLQGLLVADAVSRIQKYEVEPLLGTPVGQIVGRMTSERSVQAVFDDLTRGFEKAVDRINRIAGRSGQ, encoded by the coding sequence ATGCAGACGGAGCTGAGCAAGAAACTGGGAGTCGAGCACGCCGTCTTCGGCTTCACGCCGTTCCCCGCCGTCGCCGCGGCCATCAGCCGGGCCGGCGGTTTCGGAGTGCTCGGCGCGGTCCGTTACACGGCCCCTGACGAACTCAAACGCGACCTCGACTGGATCGAGGCGAACGTCGACGGCAAGCCGTACGGCCTGGACGTCGTGATGCCCGCCAAGAAGGTCGAGGGGGTGACCGAGGCGGACGTCGAGGCCATGATCCCCGAGGGGCACCGGCAGTTCGTCAAGGACACCCTCGCCAAGTACGGCGTGCCCGAACTGGCGGAGGGCGAGGCGTCGGGGTGGCGTATCACGGGCTGGATGGAGCAGGTCGCCCGCAACCAGCTGGACGTCGCCTTCGACTATCCGATCCGGCTGCTCGCCAACGCCCTCGGCTCCCCGCCCGCCGACGTGGTGGCCCGCGCGCACGATCAGGACGTCCTCGTCGCGGCCCTCGCGGGCAGCGCCCGGCACGCGGTCAAGCACAAGGAGGGCGGCATCGACATCGTGGTCGCGCAGGGCTACGAGGCCGGCGGCCACACCGGAGACATCGCCTCCATGGTCCTCACGCCCGAGGTCGTCGACGCCGTGGACCCGCTGCCCGTGCTGGCGGCGGGCGGCATCGGCAGCGGACAGCAGGTGGCGGCCGCGCTGGCACTCGGGGCTCAGGGTGTGTGGCTGGGCTCCCTGTGGCTGACCACCACGGAGGCCGAACTGCCCTCGCCCAGACTCATCGAGAAGCTGCTGGCGGCCGGCTCCGGCGACACCGTCCGCTCCCGTGCGCTGACCGGGAAACCCGCGCGCCAGCTCCGTACGGAATGGACCGACGCCTGGGACTCCGCCGACGGACCCGGCACCCTCCCGATGCCCCTGCAGGGCCTGCTGGTCGCCGATGCGGTGTCCCGCATCCAGAAGTACGAGGTGGAGCCACTGCTGGGCACGCCCGTCGGCCAGATCGTCGGACGGATGACCAGCGAACGCAGCGTCCAGGCCGTCTTCGACGACCTCACCCGCGGCTTCGAGAAAGCCGTCGACCGTATCAACCGCATCGCCGGAAGGAGCGGCCAGTGA
- a CDS encoding SDR family NAD(P)-dependent oxidoreductase, which yields MRIAAGGRVVGMTNTTITPLLADKVAFITGAGRGIGAAAARLFAREGARVLLAARTETQLKAVTEEIRAAGGTADYVLCDLADPVSVQAAVDRAVELYGRLDIAFNNGATIQQPGPMDRLSEADFDHVISVNLKGPWLAMKAEIAAIRATSGTGAIVNNSSVGSLMANPWLPAYGAAKRAVNSLTASAAATYGPEGIRVNAIAPGTTLTEMIDAWEANSPGIVEQLVAQTPLGRGADPAEIAEAAAWLLSDRASYVTGVVLRVDGGSRA from the coding sequence ATGAGGATCGCGGCCGGGGGGAGGGTCGTCGGCATGACCAACACCACGATCACACCCCTGCTCGCCGACAAGGTCGCCTTCATCACCGGTGCCGGACGTGGCATCGGCGCGGCGGCCGCACGGCTGTTCGCCCGGGAGGGTGCCCGCGTCCTGCTCGCCGCCCGCACCGAGACCCAGCTCAAGGCCGTGACCGAGGAGATCCGGGCGGCCGGCGGCACCGCCGACTACGTCCTGTGCGACCTGGCCGACCCGGTGAGCGTCCAAGCCGCCGTGGATCGGGCCGTCGAGCTGTACGGCAGACTGGACATCGCCTTCAACAACGGTGCGACCATCCAGCAGCCCGGCCCGATGGACCGGCTGTCCGAGGCCGACTTCGACCACGTCATCTCCGTCAACCTCAAGGGTCCGTGGCTGGCGATGAAAGCCGAGATCGCTGCGATCCGGGCCACCTCGGGCACCGGCGCGATCGTCAACAACTCCAGTGTCGGCAGCCTGATGGCCAACCCCTGGCTGCCCGCGTACGGCGCCGCGAAGCGGGCGGTCAACAGCCTGACCGCCTCGGCCGCCGCCACCTACGGGCCGGAAGGCATCCGCGTCAACGCCATCGCCCCGGGCACCACGCTGACCGAGATGATCGACGCATGGGAGGCGAACTCCCCGGGCATCGTCGAGCAACTCGTCGCGCAGACACCGCTGGGCCGGGGCGCCGACCCGGCCGAGATCGCCGAGGCCGCGGCCTGGCTCCTGAGCGACCGGGCCTCGTACGTCACCGGAGTGGTGCTCCGGGTCGACGGCGGCAGCCGGGCGTGA
- a CDS encoding penicillin acylase family protein — protein MRTRLRHAVVAAVALFTAVGTLPAAAAQNQQKQEHPSHGGLSATIRYTEYGIPHILAKNYADLGFGTGWAQATDQVCTLADGFVTVRGERSRFFGADAASDTALSSATRNLSSDLYFRGVREAGTVEKLMATPAPRGPSRAVKELMRGFAAGYNAWLRKNPITDPACKGAGWVRPVTVQDVAARNFALAVLGGQGRAVDGITAAQPPASTTGASGAPDARDTARAARELFAADSADMGSNAVAFSGATTANGRGLLLGNPHYPWQGGRRFWQSQQTIPGELNIAGGSLLGSATISIGHNAQVAWSHTVATGVTLNLHQLTLDPADPTTYLVDGKPERMTERRVTVAVQGGEPVTKTQWWTRYGPVVTSLGASLPLPWTTTTAYALNDPNATNLRASDTALGFSKARSTGDVLGALKRTQGLPWVNTIAADAQGHTLFTQSQVLPRITDELAQRCSTPLGRVTYPASGVAILDGSRGDCALGSDPDAVQPGIFGPAKMPVLKDAPYAENSNDSAWLANAERPITGYERVFGTVGTQRSMRTRGALQDVSAMAARGRLTVRDLQAQQFANRVTGGGLAAADAAKACAALPGGTATGSDGASVDVREACGVLAAWDRTANTDSRGALLFDRLWRKLPTSSLWKVPFSAADPVGTPNTLNTDAPAFATALADTVTELGAAGVPLDSRLGEHQFVVRNGKRIAVPGGTESLGVWNKVEPVWDPAGGGYTEVTTGSSYIQAVGWDGGRCPVARTLLTYSQSSNPNSPHFSDQTRLFSAEKWVTSRFCEKDILSSPALRVVRVRS, from the coding sequence ATGCGCACCCGTCTCAGACACGCCGTCGTCGCGGCCGTGGCCCTGTTCACCGCCGTCGGCACGCTGCCGGCCGCAGCCGCGCAGAACCAGCAGAAACAGGAACATCCGTCCCACGGCGGTCTGTCCGCCACCATCCGCTACACCGAGTACGGCATCCCGCACATCCTCGCGAAGAACTACGCGGACCTCGGTTTCGGCACCGGGTGGGCGCAGGCCACCGACCAGGTGTGCACGCTCGCCGACGGTTTCGTGACCGTGCGCGGCGAGCGTTCGCGCTTCTTCGGGGCCGACGCGGCCTCCGACACCGCGCTCTCCTCGGCCACCAGGAACCTCTCCAGCGACCTGTACTTCCGCGGGGTGCGGGAGGCGGGGACGGTGGAGAAGCTGATGGCCACGCCTGCGCCGCGCGGTCCGAGCCGTGCGGTGAAGGAGCTGATGCGGGGCTTCGCGGCGGGCTACAACGCCTGGCTGCGGAAGAACCCGATCACCGACCCGGCGTGCAAGGGTGCCGGCTGGGTGCGCCCGGTGACGGTCCAGGACGTGGCCGCGCGCAACTTCGCGCTGGCCGTGCTCGGCGGTCAGGGCCGGGCCGTGGACGGCATCACGGCCGCGCAGCCGCCCGCGTCCACCACCGGCGCATCCGGCGCGCCCGACGCCCGGGACACCGCCCGCGCGGCCCGGGAACTCTTCGCCGCCGACTCCGCCGACATGGGCTCCAACGCGGTCGCCTTCAGCGGGGCCACGACGGCGAACGGCCGCGGGCTGCTCCTCGGCAATCCGCACTACCCCTGGCAGGGCGGCCGCCGCTTCTGGCAGTCGCAGCAGACCATCCCCGGCGAACTGAACATCGCGGGCGGCTCGCTGCTCGGCTCGGCGACCATCTCCATAGGCCACAACGCGCAGGTGGCCTGGAGCCACACCGTGGCCACGGGCGTCACCCTCAACCTGCACCAGCTCACCCTGGACCCCGCCGACCCGACGACGTACCTCGTCGACGGCAAACCGGAGCGGATGACCGAGCGCCGGGTGACCGTCGCCGTCCAGGGCGGCGAACCGGTGACGAAGACCCAGTGGTGGACGCGGTACGGCCCGGTCGTCACCTCGCTCGGCGCCTCGCTGCCCCTGCCCTGGACGACCACGACGGCGTACGCCCTCAATGACCCGAACGCCACCAACCTGCGCGCTTCCGACACGGCCCTCGGCTTCAGCAAGGCCCGCAGTACCGGTGACGTTCTGGGCGCGTTGAAGCGCACCCAGGGTCTGCCGTGGGTCAACACGATCGCCGCCGACGCACAGGGGCACACGCTGTTCACCCAGTCCCAGGTGCTCCCCCGGATCACCGACGAGCTGGCCCAGCGCTGCTCCACTCCCCTGGGCAGGGTCACCTACCCCGCCTCGGGCGTGGCGATCCTCGACGGCTCGCGCGGCGACTGTGCCCTCGGCAGTGATCCGGACGCCGTGCAGCCGGGGATCTTCGGGCCCGCGAAGATGCCGGTCCTCAAGGACGCGCCGTACGCGGAGAACTCCAACGACAGCGCCTGGCTGGCCAACGCCGAGCGGCCGATCACCGGGTACGAGCGGGTCTTCGGCACCGTGGGCACACAGCGCTCGATGCGCACCCGTGGTGCTCTCCAGGACGTGTCCGCGATGGCCGCGCGCGGGCGGCTGACCGTACGGGACCTTCAGGCGCAGCAGTTCGCCAACCGGGTGACCGGGGGCGGCCTCGCGGCGGCGGACGCGGCGAAGGCATGTGCCGCGCTTCCTGGTGGCACGGCAACAGGCAGTGACGGCGCCTCGGTTGACGTCCGCGAGGCCTGCGGGGTGCTCGCGGCCTGGGACCGCACCGCGAACACCGACAGCCGGGGTGCGCTGCTCTTCGACCGGCTCTGGCGGAAACTGCCCACTTCCTCGCTGTGGAAGGTGCCGTTCTCGGCGGCCGACCCGGTGGGCACCCCGAACACGCTCAACACCGACGCGCCGGCCTTCGCCACGGCCCTCGCGGACACGGTGACCGAGCTCGGGGCGGCCGGTGTCCCGCTGGACTCGCGGCTCGGGGAGCACCAGTTCGTCGTACGGAACGGCAAGCGCATCGCCGTTCCGGGCGGTACCGAGTCGCTGGGGGTGTGGAACAAGGTCGAGCCGGTGTGGGACCCGGCGGGCGGCGGATACACGGAGGTAACGACCGGGTCCAGCTACATCCAGGCGGTGGGCTGGGACGGCGGTCGCTGCCCGGTGGCCCGGACCCTGCTGACGTACTCCCAGTCCTCGAACCCGAACTCACCGCACTTCAGCGACCAGACGCGGCTGTTCTCGGCGGAGAAGTGGGTGACGTCCCGGTTCTGCGAGAAGGACATCCTGTCGTCGCCGGCGCTGCGGGTCGTCCGGGTCCGTTCCTGA
- a CDS encoding acyl-CoA synthetase gives MTPGHGSTVDGVLRRSARRTPARVAVEYGERSWTYEELDDAVSRAARVLLDQGLDRGDRVGAYGHNSDAYLIGFLACARAGLVHVPVNQNLTGDDLAYLVGQSGSTLVLADPNLAGRLPEGVRTVPLRDADSSLLARLATASPYDGPEPRSEDLVQLLYTSGTTALPKGAMMTHRALVHEYLSAITACDLSAGDRPVHSLPLYHSAQMHVFLLPYLAVGATNIILDAPDGDRLFDLIEQGRADSLFAPPTVWIGLSNRPDFATRDLGGLRKAYYGASIMPVPVLERLRERLPKLAFYNCFGQSEIGPLATVLAPDEHKGRMDSCGRTVLFVDARVVDENGKDVPDGTPGEIVYKSPQLCEGYWDKPEETEAAFRDGWFHSGDLAVRDAHGYFTIVDRVKDVINSGGVLVASRQVEDALYTHDAVAEVAVIGLPDERWIEAVTAVVVPRGEVTETELLDHAREKLAHFKAPKRVVFVDELPRNASGKILKRELRDRFAG, from the coding sequence ATGACGCCTGGACACGGCAGTACGGTTGACGGGGTGCTGCGGCGCAGCGCCCGGCGCACCCCGGCGCGCGTCGCGGTGGAGTACGGCGAGCGATCGTGGACCTACGAGGAACTCGACGACGCCGTCTCACGGGCGGCGCGCGTTCTCCTCGACCAGGGCCTGGACCGCGGTGACCGGGTCGGCGCCTACGGCCACAACTCGGACGCGTATCTGATCGGCTTCCTCGCGTGCGCCCGCGCGGGACTGGTCCACGTGCCGGTCAACCAGAACCTCACCGGCGACGATCTCGCGTACCTCGTCGGCCAGTCGGGCAGCACGCTCGTCCTCGCCGATCCCAACCTCGCGGGGCGGCTGCCGGAGGGTGTGCGCACGGTGCCCCTGCGGGACGCCGACTCGTCGCTGCTGGCCCGCCTGGCCACGGCGTCGCCGTACGACGGCCCCGAACCGCGCAGCGAGGACCTCGTCCAGCTGCTGTACACCTCGGGGACGACGGCCCTGCCCAAGGGCGCGATGATGACCCACCGGGCCCTGGTCCACGAGTACCTGAGCGCGATCACCGCCTGCGATCTCAGTGCGGGTGACCGGCCCGTGCACTCGCTGCCGCTCTACCACTCGGCCCAGATGCACGTCTTCCTGCTGCCGTATCTCGCGGTCGGCGCGACGAACATCATCCTCGACGCGCCCGACGGCGACCGCCTCTTCGACCTGATCGAGCAGGGCCGCGCGGACAGCCTGTTCGCGCCGCCCACGGTGTGGATCGGACTGTCCAACCGTCCCGACTTCGCCACGCGTGACCTCGGCGGGCTGCGCAAGGCGTACTACGGCGCCTCGATCATGCCGGTGCCCGTCCTGGAACGACTCCGCGAGCGCCTGCCGAAGCTGGCCTTCTACAACTGTTTCGGCCAGAGCGAGATCGGTCCGCTCGCCACCGTCCTCGCGCCCGACGAGCACAAGGGGCGGATGGACTCCTGCGGCCGTACCGTCCTGTTCGTCGACGCGCGGGTCGTGGACGAGAACGGCAAGGACGTGCCGGACGGAACGCCCGGCGAGATCGTCTACAAGTCGCCGCAGTTGTGCGAGGGCTACTGGGACAAGCCCGAGGAGACCGAAGCGGCCTTCCGGGACGGCTGGTTCCACTCCGGTGACCTCGCGGTGCGGGACGCGCACGGTTACTTCACGATCGTCGACCGGGTGAAGGACGTCATCAACTCCGGTGGCGTGCTGGTCGCCTCACGCCAGGTCGAGGACGCGCTGTACACGCACGACGCCGTGGCAGAGGTCGCCGTGATCGGCCTGCCCGACGAGCGGTGGATCGAGGCCGTCACGGCGGTCGTCGTCCCGCGCGGCGAGGTCACCGAGACCGAGCTCCTCGACCACGCCCGGGAGAAGCTCGCCCACTTCAAGGCACCCAAGCGGGTGGTGTTCGTGGACGAGCTGCCGAGGAATGCGAGTGGGAAGATCCTGAAGCGGGAGCTGCGGGACCGGTTCGCGGGCTAG
- a CDS encoding helix-turn-helix transcriptional regulator, with protein MDRRELADFLRSRRARITPADVGLPAGPRRRTPGLRREEVAQLAYISTEYYTRLEQARAPRPSLEVLAQVARALRLSDAERDHLHHLAGTPPGPLPGPSREVRQSIVDLLHRLPQAAAIVLSATYEVIAWNDLAAALMEDFSALPRRDRNLVRRRFLEPRRGGRWLSSVSDADEFARSAAQHLRAAAARYPDDPEMTGLVEELLAGSEEFARLWAAHEVAARPTLRKTFEHPVVGPVTVNCDVLDITDRDQRVIIYTVAPGSPSEEAFRLLSVVGTRRMDIPG; from the coding sequence GTGGACCGACGAGAACTGGCCGACTTCCTGCGCAGCCGACGCGCGCGCATCACCCCCGCCGACGTGGGCCTGCCCGCCGGACCGCGCCGCCGCACCCCGGGCCTGCGCCGCGAGGAGGTGGCGCAACTGGCGTACATCTCCACCGAGTACTACACCCGGCTGGAGCAGGCGCGCGCACCCCGTCCCTCCCTCGAGGTCCTGGCCCAGGTCGCCCGCGCACTGCGCCTGTCGGATGCCGAACGCGATCACCTCCACCATCTCGCCGGCACTCCGCCGGGCCCGCTGCCGGGCCCCTCCCGCGAGGTGCGCCAGAGCATCGTCGACCTGCTGCACCGGCTGCCGCAGGCCGCCGCGATCGTGCTGTCGGCGACGTACGAGGTCATCGCCTGGAACGACCTGGCGGCCGCCCTCATGGAGGACTTTTCCGCCCTGCCCCGCCGCGACCGCAACCTCGTCCGGCGGAGGTTCCTGGAACCGCGTCGCGGTGGCCGGTGGCTGTCCAGCGTGTCGGACGCCGACGAGTTCGCCCGGAGCGCCGCCCAGCACCTTCGCGCCGCAGCGGCCCGCTACCCCGACGACCCGGAAATGACCGGCCTGGTCGAGGAGCTCCTCGCCGGCAGTGAGGAGTTCGCACGGCTGTGGGCCGCCCACGAGGTGGCCGCGCGCCCCACCCTCCGCAAGACCTTCGAGCATCCCGTCGTCGGCCCTGTCACCGTCAACTGCGACGTTCTGGACATCACCGACCGCGACCAGCGCGTGATCATCTACACCGTCGCTCCGGGGTCGCCGTCCGAGGAGGCGTTCCGGCTGCTGTCGGTCGTCGGTACGCGGCGCATGGACATCCCCGGCTGA